A portion of the Sphingorhabdus pulchriflava genome contains these proteins:
- a CDS encoding biotin--[acetyl-CoA-carboxylase] ligase, which produces MFEQVALTGSTNADLLARVAAGAPEGLWLRADQQGGGRGRMGRDWVSPLGNLYASTIAKLSPSDPSPSTLAFVAGLAAFDTIKLVAPDVAIQLKWPNDVLSENGDKLCGILLERSGDAIIAGFGINLVSHPADIGRPVSDLRALGANPPEPQAVCEILADQFASWLQKWRQQPLANLLRAWEAAAHPKGTALRVSLPDGEQIDGLFAGLSDDGALSLRLADGAIRAIHAADIFLI; this is translated from the coding sequence TTGTTCGAGCAGGTAGCACTTACCGGTTCCACCAATGCCGATCTGCTGGCGCGCGTTGCCGCGGGCGCGCCAGAAGGGCTTTGGCTTCGCGCCGATCAACAGGGCGGTGGGCGTGGGCGCATGGGGCGGGACTGGGTCAGCCCTTTAGGCAATCTCTACGCCAGCACTATAGCAAAGCTATCGCCAAGTGACCCATCCCCATCGACCCTCGCCTTCGTCGCGGGGCTTGCTGCCTTTGATACGATCAAGCTGGTCGCGCCCGACGTCGCCATCCAGCTGAAATGGCCCAATGATGTGCTGTCAGAAAATGGCGACAAACTGTGCGGCATCCTGCTCGAAAGGTCGGGTGATGCGATTATTGCCGGTTTCGGGATCAATCTGGTTTCGCACCCGGCGGACATCGGACGCCCCGTCAGCGACCTTCGGGCCTTGGGCGCCAATCCTCCCGAACCGCAAGCGGTTTGCGAAATACTGGCAGACCAATTCGCTTCGTGGCTGCAAAAATGGCGCCAGCAGCCTTTAGCCAACCTGCTGCGCGCATGGGAGGCCGCCGCGCATCCCAAGGGCACGGCCCTGCGCGTCAGTCTGCCTGATGGTGAGCAGATTGACGGACTTTTTGCAGGCTTAAGCGACGATGGCGCGCTCAGCCTGCGCTTGGCGGACGGCGCAATTCGTGCCATTCACGCCGCTGATATATTTCTGATTTGA
- the nuoN gene encoding NADH-quinone oxidoreductase subunit NuoN, translating into MDLSTSLYLVRPELILSFSSLALLLIAAWRQEAGRLVSILSVAALVGAGAYAVHYLCAGTDASAFEGLYRADAFSSFAKILIYFAAAISLMIAPKALEKMGAMRAEYPVLVILAAVGMGVMVSATDLLTLYIGLELNSLAAYVLASFARNDGRSAEAGLKYFVLGALASGILLFGMSLLYGFTGSTSFETIGTAMTGELSMGLLFGLVFVLSGLAFKISAAPFHMWTPDVYEGAPTPVTAFFASAPKVAASALLIRIVVEAFGNQVQAWQQIVMVVALMSIIIGAVGAIGQQNLKRLLAYSSINNVGFLLIGLAAGTEQGVAAMLVYLAIYVAMTLGGFICLMQLKGRDGEMKESMADIAGLSKTRPALAAIFAIFMFSLAGIPPLFGFYGKLVVFNAAIAAGLFPLAVIGIAASVIGAFYYLKVVKTMYFDESVDSIDVADDKILGWTGGALGLVVSPLGYLAIPVLGAVTAQAAGALF; encoded by the coding sequence ATGGACCTTTCAACCTCTCTCTATTTGGTCCGCCCGGAGCTGATCCTCAGTTTCTCGAGCCTAGCCCTTCTGCTGATTGCTGCATGGCGGCAAGAAGCCGGCCGTTTGGTCAGCATCTTGTCTGTGGCCGCCCTCGTTGGCGCAGGCGCCTATGCGGTGCACTATCTGTGCGCTGGAACCGATGCGTCGGCCTTTGAAGGCCTGTATCGCGCCGACGCCTTCAGCAGCTTCGCCAAAATCCTGATCTACTTCGCCGCGGCCATTTCGCTGATGATCGCACCCAAGGCACTTGAAAAAATGGGTGCGATGCGTGCCGAATATCCGGTGCTCGTTATCCTTGCCGCTGTCGGCATGGGCGTCATGGTATCTGCGACCGACTTGCTCACTCTGTACATCGGCCTCGAACTCAACAGCCTCGCGGCCTATGTCCTCGCCAGCTTTGCCCGTAACGATGGCCGCTCGGCAGAGGCAGGGCTTAAATATTTCGTCCTTGGCGCCCTCGCCAGTGGCATCTTGCTGTTCGGCATGTCGCTGCTGTATGGCTTCACCGGTTCGACCAGCTTTGAAACCATCGGCACAGCGATGACGGGCGAACTGAGCATGGGCCTGCTTTTTGGTCTGGTTTTCGTGCTTTCCGGGCTTGCCTTCAAGATCAGCGCCGCACCATTCCACATGTGGACTCCCGACGTTTATGAAGGCGCGCCGACGCCGGTAACGGCTTTCTTCGCCAGTGCTCCAAAGGTCGCGGCAAGTGCCCTTCTGATCCGTATCGTGGTTGAAGCCTTCGGAAACCAGGTTCAGGCATGGCAGCAGATCGTCATGGTCGTGGCCCTGATGTCGATCATCATCGGTGCGGTCGGAGCCATCGGACAGCAGAACCTGAAGCGCCTTTTGGCATATAGCTCGATTAACAATGTCGGCTTCCTGCTGATAGGTTTGGCTGCTGGTACAGAACAGGGCGTGGCGGCGATGCTCGTTTACCTCGCCATTTACGTCGCGATGACGCTCGGTGGTTTCATCTGTCTGATGCAGTTGAAGGGTCGTGATGGTGAGATGAAGGAGAGCATGGCGGATATTGCCGGGCTCTCGAAGACCCGCCCAGCGCTTGCTGCCATCTTCGCAATTTTCATGTTCAGCCTGGCCGGCATTCCGCCCTTGTTCGGCTTTTATGGCAAACTGGTCGTGTTCAATGCCGCGATTGCTGCAGGGCTGTTCCCGCTTGCGGTTATCGGTATTGCTGCCTCTGTGATTGGAGCCTTCTATTATTTGAAGGTCGTCAAGACGATGTATTTCGACGAATCCGTCGACAGCATTGATGTCGCAGATGACAAGATTTTGGGCTGGACTGGCGGGGCACTCGGCTTGGTCGTTTCTCCCTTGGGTTATTTGGCCATCCCGGTCCTCGGAGCGGTCACAGCACAAGCTGCCGGAGCCTTGTTCTGA